A region from the Volucribacter amazonae genome encodes:
- a CDS encoding Rha family transcriptional regulator, with amino-acid sequence MMKECFNGAVFPKLFNKEMTALTDSLKVASYFDKQHKNILRAIKELNCSPEFWRLNFKPSNYKDDRGKRQPIYLMTQDGFTLLVMGFTGKKAMQFKEAYINEFNHMRKWISSRANLKQDQQRLNDAIKASLERQGKDDPHAYSRENNLVYRVTLGVGKKKWLTARGYPKDAEIRQFLTEPELKRVDELLSENAVMIKLGLNYSLRKALLQKTALQGFSQH; translated from the coding sequence ATGATGAAAGAGTGTTTTAATGGGGCGGTTTTTCCTAAATTATTTAACAAAGAAATGACCGCACTAACCGACAGCTTAAAAGTGGCGAGTTACTTTGACAAGCAACATAAAAATATTTTAAGAGCTATTAAAGAATTGAATTGCTCGCCTGAATTTTGGCGGCTCAATTTTAAGCCGTCAAATTACAAAGATGACAGAGGAAAAAGGCAACCAATATACCTAATGACCCAAGACGGTTTTACTTTGCTTGTGATGGGTTTTACTGGCAAGAAAGCAATGCAGTTTAAAGAAGCCTACATTAACGAGTTTAATCATATGAGAAAGTGGATTAGCTCAAGGGCGAATTTAAAACAAGACCAACAACGGCTAAATGATGCCATTAAGGCAAGTTTAGAACGACAAGGCAAAGACGACCCCCACGCCTATAGCCGTGAAAATAATCTTGTTTATCGTGTTACTTTGGGCGTGGGTAAAAAGAAATGGCTAACCGCAAGGGGCTATCCAAAAGACGCAGAAATACGCCAATTCTTAACCGAACCAGAACTAAAACGAGTAGATGAATTGTTATCCGAAAACGCCGTTATGATAAAGCTCGGGCTAAATTATTCCTTGCGGAAAGCATTGTTACAGAAAACGGCGTTACAGGGCTTTTCTCAACATTGA